Proteins from a genomic interval of Clostridium sp. AN503:
- a CDS encoding TetR/AcrR family transcriptional regulator, whose translation MDDTSQRIIDATMSLIRDKGYVATTTKDIANLAKVNECTLFRKFKNKKDIVLNGIAQEKWRANVTPEIFQDLRYELRPDLEMFMRAYMERITPDFVNLSIGLRAPQLYEETAPLIMQIPQAFLSSLAEYFNQMEAKGKLPHHDFENLAMMFFSATFGYTFLKASFRQELTPVEQEDFIKNSVGIFINGIAPTE comes from the coding sequence TTGGACGATACCAGTCAAAGAATCATCGATGCAACCATGTCCCTGATCCGTGATAAAGGCTATGTTGCAACCACCACAAAGGATATTGCCAATCTGGCAAAGGTCAATGAATGCACTTTGTTCCGGAAGTTTAAAAATAAAAAGGATATCGTGCTGAACGGGATCGCCCAGGAGAAATGGCGGGCAAATGTGACCCCGGAGATCTTTCAGGATCTACGTTATGAACTGCGGCCGGATCTGGAGATGTTCATGCGGGCCTATATGGAGCGGATCACTCCCGACTTTGTGAACCTGTCCATTGGACTGAGGGCGCCTCAGCTCTATGAAGAGACCGCTCCTCTGATCATGCAGATCCCACAGGCTTTCCTCTCATCCCTGGCAGAGTATTTTAACCAGATGGAGGCAAAAGGGAAGCTCCCCCACCATGATTTTGAGAATCTGGCTATGATGTTCTTTTCTGCCACCTTTGGCTATACATTTTTAAAAGCATCGTTCCGCCAGGAGCTTACCCCTGTAGAACAGGAGGATTTCATTAAAAATAGTGTCGGGATCTTTATAAACGGAATCGCCCCAACGGAATAA
- the scfA gene encoding six-cysteine ranthipeptide SCIFF gives MKHVKTLNNKTLKESMKKGGCGECQTSCQSACKTSCTVGNQSCENANR, from the coding sequence ATGAAGCACGTAAAAACTTTAAATAACAAAACCTTAAAAGAGTCCATGAAGAAGGGCGGATGCGGCGAGTGCCAGACTTCCTGCCAGTCCGCATGCAAGACTTCCTGCACCGTTGGCAACCAGAGCTGTGAGAACGCAAACAGATAG
- a CDS encoding ATP-binding protein, with translation MMWFVSELNLTIWAACILYMWPLKHRPRYGLRLFAMVLAGSAALTVTSIFLPDHIILQASCHFLLCAAGVCFCCAVPVGDAVYCATWAMITQQVAYEITYLMTEQLRISQPALMVGGTLLVFAGIYAVAGVTIVRYMPEQGVYHVGPRQLSSAMFLLVVFELLFSFLREGDRSGGSDMMYIWNVMLVQCYCVTILYLQNTLFKKSAMKQELDTLNQLWHQQKEQYELSRETISLINHKCHDLKHQIAAMRAITSPEEREKYLREVEDSVQIYDSIVKTGNEVLDTVLTEKSLFCAANNIKINCIADGRRMDVMDPVDLYTVFGNALDNAIESVKQLENREMRMIDVLVYVRQQFLMINIMNPIGNRVEFEGELPVSTKTKNGYHGFGLKSIRHTVGKYNGFMKIDTAENIFSLKILMPLR, from the coding sequence ATGATGTGGTTTGTAAGTGAATTGAATCTGACAATCTGGGCGGCGTGCATTCTTTACATGTGGCCGCTAAAGCACCGCCCGCGTTACGGTCTGAGGCTCTTTGCAATGGTGTTGGCCGGCAGCGCGGCGTTGACTGTTACCAGCATATTCCTTCCGGACCATATTATACTTCAGGCGTCCTGTCATTTCCTGCTCTGCGCAGCGGGGGTCTGCTTCTGCTGTGCGGTCCCGGTGGGAGATGCGGTCTACTGCGCAACCTGGGCGATGATCACCCAGCAGGTGGCGTACGAGATCACTTACCTGATGACAGAACAGCTCCGGATCTCCCAACCGGCGCTTATGGTTGGCGGTACACTGCTGGTTTTTGCCGGGATCTATGCTGTGGCCGGCGTGACGATCGTCCGGTATATGCCGGAGCAGGGAGTGTACCATGTAGGCCCCCGGCAGCTCTCGTCGGCCATGTTTCTGCTGGTTGTGTTTGAACTGCTGTTTAGCTTTCTGCGGGAGGGAGACCGGTCAGGCGGCTCCGATATGATGTACATCTGGAATGTGATGCTGGTGCAGTGCTACTGCGTTACGATCCTGTACCTCCAGAATACCCTGTTCAAGAAAAGCGCCATGAAACAGGAGCTGGACACCCTAAACCAGCTCTGGCACCAGCAGAAGGAGCAGTATGAGCTGTCACGTGAGACCATCTCGCTGATCAACCACAAATGCCATGACTTAAAGCATCAGATCGCAGCCATGCGCGCGATCACCAGTCCGGAGGAGCGCGAGAAATACCTGCGGGAGGTAGAGGACTCGGTACAGATCTACGATTCCATCGTGAAGACCGGGAACGAGGTCCTTGACACTGTGCTGACAGAAAAAAGCCTGTTCTGTGCGGCCAACAATATTAAGATCAACTGCATCGCCGATGGCAGGAGGATGGATGTCATGGATCCGGTGGATTTATATACCGTGTTTGGAAATGCGCTGGACAATGCCATCGAGAGTGTGAAGCAGCTGGAAAACCGGGAGATGCGCATGATCGACGTGCTGGTCTATGTCAGGCAGCAGTTTTTGATGATCAATATCATGAATCCCATCGGAAACCGGGTGGAATTTGAGGGAGAACTGCCTGTCAGTACAAAGACGAAGAATGGGTATCATGGATTTGGCCTGAAAAGTATACGGCATACGGTGGGGAAGTATAATGGATTTATGAAGATCGATACGGCGGAGAATATATTTTCGCTGAAGATTTTGATGCCGCTGAGGTGA
- a CDS encoding LytTR family DNA-binding domain-containing protein — translation MLKIAVVDDEQVYIDQIQEYIAQYAEEKNRDIQTAVFHDGKELLEDYRSGYDIILLDIEMNEMDGMEAAREIRKQDQDVVLVFITNMAQYAINGYEVGALDYVLKPINYYTFSVRLDRAVSRVKKRQPEEILLSLPDGIRRLKADRIHYVEVQNRMLHYYTEDGVFVVRGTLQGAEEQLRECHFVRCNHWYLVNLSYVSEIRKNIVIVAGDELEISRRNKTAFLSALTDYMGMGI, via the coding sequence ATGCTTAAGATTGCTGTCGTGGACGATGAGCAGGTTTATATCGACCAGATCCAGGAATACATTGCGCAGTATGCAGAGGAAAAGAACCGTGACATCCAGACGGCGGTTTTCCATGACGGGAAGGAGCTTCTGGAGGATTACCGTTCCGGTTATGATATCATCCTGCTGGACATCGAGATGAATGAGATGGACGGGATGGAGGCGGCGCGGGAGATCCGGAAGCAGGATCAGGATGTGGTCCTTGTCTTTATCACCAACATGGCCCAGTATGCGATCAACGGCTATGAGGTGGGGGCTTTGGATTATGTGCTGAAGCCGATCAATTACTATACATTTTCTGTGCGCCTGGACAGGGCGGTCTCCCGGGTGAAGAAGCGCCAGCCGGAGGAGATCCTCTTAAGCCTGCCCGACGGGATCAGGCGGCTGAAGGCGGACCGGATCCACTATGTGGAGGTACAGAACCGGATGCTCCATTACTACACGGAGGACGGCGTTTTTGTGGTGCGCGGAACGCTGCAGGGAGCGGAGGAGCAGCTTAGGGAGTGCCATTTTGTCCGCTGCAACCACTGGTATCTGGTCAATCTCAGCTATGTTTCGGAGATCCGGAAAAATATTGTGATCGTAGCCGGGGATGAACTGGAGATCAGCCGGAGGAACAAGACTGCGTTTCTGTCGGCGCTTACGGATTATATGGGGATGGGAATATGA
- a CDS encoding PH domain-containing protein: MADELELHDGEAVEKEFKSDYWEKTLCFYSQKRGKYWLTNQRIIFRGGFTTALEIPYSEIESVKLCNVGGFVRFIPTGIKVTLKTGKTHTLSVTKRKDIFAFLQSKIS, translated from the coding sequence ATGGCAGACGAATTAGAATTGCATGACGGTGAGGCAGTTGAAAAAGAATTCAAATCTGATTACTGGGAGAAAACCCTTTGTTTTTACAGCCAGAAGCGTGGAAAATACTGGCTCACAAATCAAAGGATCATATTCAGAGGCGGTTTTACCACGGCACTGGAGATTCCTTATTCTGAAATTGAGTCAGTGAAGCTGTGTAATGTTGGCGGGTTCGTCCGGTTCATTCCTACCGGGATCAAGGTTACCCTTAAGACTGGAAAGACCCATACGCTGTCTGTGACAAAACGTAAAGATATCTTTGCATTTCTTCAGTCGAAAATATCATAG
- the secD gene encoding protein translocase subunit SecD produces MKNSKVKGLLGVLALLFAVGLFGFFGYDTMDDIKLGLDLAGGVSITYQAVEENPTAEEMSDTIYKLQQRVQNYSTEAEVYQEGSNRINIDIPGVSDANAVLEELGKPGSLVFIDESGQVILTGDQVASAKAGIIDQNGMKSYVVSLSFTDEGTKAFADATTANVGKRIAIIYDGTVYSNPVVREAITGGQCQIDGMTDFDEAENLAATIRIGSLSLELEELRSNVVGAKLGQEAINTSLKAGAIGFAIVAVFMMAAYLIPGVAAVMALALYVGVILILLNAFEVTLTLPGIAGIILSVGMAVDANVIIFTRIKEEIGLGKTVKSAIKTGFAKALSAIVDGNITTLIAAAVLYLRGSGTVKGFATTLAIGIVLSMVTALFVTKGALYSLYNLGLQDPKFYGTKKDGKLINFLGKRNICFIISIVVIVAGWAGMAVNNGQMGRILNYGMDFTGGTSTNVTFNEDMSLEDISSKVVPVVSEITGDADVQTQKVAGTNEVIIKTKTLNVDQRQQLDDAMVEKFGVESEKITAESISGAVSAEMKQDAFVAVIIATVLMLLYIWFRFKDIKFAASAIMALVHDVLVVLTFYAIAKWSVGSTFIACMLTIVGYSINATIVIFDRIRENLATKGSKQSLEEIVNRSITQTFTRSINTSLTTFVMVFVLFLLGVSSIREFALPLMVGIVCGTYSSVCVTGALWYVMTVRKNKKNEEAKAVARAAAKQKK; encoded by the coding sequence ATGAAAAACAGTAAGGTAAAGGGCCTTCTCGGCGTACTGGCGCTGCTGTTCGCAGTAGGGCTGTTCGGATTTTTTGGCTATGATACCATGGATGATATCAAGCTGGGTCTGGACCTGGCCGGCGGTGTCAGCATTACGTATCAGGCAGTCGAGGAGAACCCCACAGCGGAGGAAATGTCCGACACGATTTACAAGCTTCAGCAGAGGGTACAGAATTACAGCACCGAGGCTGAGGTGTACCAGGAGGGAAGCAACCGGATCAATATTGATATCCCGGGAGTTTCCGACGCCAATGCAGTTTTGGAGGAGCTGGGAAAACCGGGTTCTCTGGTGTTCATTGACGAGAGCGGCCAGGTAATCCTGACCGGAGACCAGGTGGCATCCGCCAAGGCGGGCATCATCGACCAGAACGGCATGAAGTCCTATGTGGTAAGCTTAAGCTTTACCGACGAGGGGACCAAGGCGTTTGCAGATGCGACCACAGCCAATGTGGGTAAGCGGATCGCGATCATCTATGACGGAACCGTTTATTCCAACCCGGTTGTACGGGAAGCGATCACCGGCGGACAGTGCCAGATTGACGGCATGACGGATTTTGATGAGGCAGAGAACCTGGCAGCGACCATCCGTATCGGTTCCCTGTCCCTGGAGCTGGAAGAACTGCGTTCCAACGTGGTCGGAGCCAAGCTGGGGCAGGAGGCGATCAATACCAGCTTAAAAGCAGGCGCGATCGGTTTTGCCATCGTTGCAGTCTTTATGATGGCAGCCTATCTGATCCCTGGTGTGGCGGCAGTGATGGCTCTGGCCCTGTATGTGGGCGTGATCCTGATCCTGTTGAATGCATTTGAAGTGACCCTGACCCTTCCGGGTATCGCGGGTATCATCCTCTCCGTCGGGATGGCGGTGGATGCCAACGTTATCATCTTTACCCGTATCAAGGAGGAGATCGGTCTTGGGAAGACCGTGAAGTCTGCAATTAAGACCGGTTTTGCGAAGGCGCTGTCTGCGATCGTGGACGGCAACATCACCACGCTGATCGCTGCGGCTGTGCTGTACCTGCGCGGTTCAGGTACGGTGAAGGGCTTTGCCACCACCCTTGCCATCGGTATTGTGCTTTCCATGGTGACGGCGCTGTTTGTTACCAAGGGCGCACTGTACTCCCTGTATAATTTAGGGCTTCAGGACCCGAAATTCTATGGTACAAAGAAAGATGGGAAGCTCATCAATTTCCTGGGCAAGAGAAATATCTGCTTCATCATCTCTATTGTGGTCATCGTTGCAGGCTGGGCCGGCATGGCGGTGAACAATGGTCAGATGGGACGTATCCTCAACTACGGTATGGACTTTACCGGCGGTACCTCCACCAACGTTACTTTTAACGAGGATATGAGCCTGGAGGATATCTCCTCCAAGGTTGTTCCGGTAGTATCGGAGATCACAGGTGACGCGGATGTGCAGACCCAGAAGGTTGCAGGTACTAACGAGGTCATCATCAAGACCAAGACTCTGAACGTAGACCAGAGACAGCAGCTGGATGACGCTATGGTTGAGAAGTTCGGCGTAGAGTCGGAGAAGATCACGGCAGAGAGTATTTCCGGCGCAGTGAGCGCGGAGATGAAGCAGGACGCTTTCGTGGCGGTTATCATTGCGACCGTTCTGATGCTGCTCTATATCTGGTTCCGGTTTAAGGATATCAAGTTTGCAGCCAGTGCGATCATGGCGCTGGTGCACGACGTACTGGTTGTGCTGACCTTCTATGCCATTGCAAAATGGTCCGTCGGCTCCACCTTTATCGCATGCATGCTGACGATCGTGGGTTACTCCATCAATGCGACCATCGTTATCTTTGACCGTATCCGTGAGAACCTGGCAACGAAGGGCAGCAAGCAGTCCCTGGAGGAGATCGTGAACCGCAGTATCACCCAGACCTTCACACGGAGCATCAACACCTCACTGACTACGTTTGTCATGGTATTTGTTCTGTTCCTGCTGGGCGTATCCTCCATCCGTGAGTTTGCACTGCCGCTGATGGTTGGTATCGTATGCGGAACCTATTCCTCCGTATGCGTGACCGGCGCACTCTGGTACGTGATGACTGTAAGGAAGAACAAGAAAAATGAAGAAGCTAAAGCGGTTGCCAGGGCAGCGGCAAAGCAGAAGAAATAA
- a CDS encoding L-serine ammonia-lyase, iron-sulfur-dependent, subunit alpha, whose protein sequence is MDKNLYQNYVRILDNELVPALGCTEPIAIAYAAAKARAVLGAFPDCVEMCCSGNIIKNVKGVTVPNAGGLRGIDVAATLGVVGGDADKALEVLEQITEADIEKTKRLVAEGFCSCTLQEGVENLYIVARVVKGEHFAEVTIINRHTLITRIVKDGEVLYEHKVSEKSPEYVDKSLLNVKDIIAFADEVAIEDVREVLGRQIALNTAISDEGLKNCYGAEVGRTLLEVYGDDVKVRARARAAAGSDARMGGCSMPVVINSGSGNQGMTASLPVIEFAKELGAPEEKLYRALVVSNLVAIHQKQYIGSLSAYCGAVSAACGAGAAITYLYGGSAEEIGLTITNTIGNVGGIVCDGAKSSCAAKIASSVEAAILAHYMASRHHCFQPGEGIVQDDVEGTIKSMGYIGRVGMKATDTEILNIMIDRVRVDEA, encoded by the coding sequence ATGGATAAAAACCTGTATCAAAATTACGTACGGATTCTGGACAATGAGCTGGTTCCGGCCCTGGGCTGTACGGAGCCGATCGCGATCGCCTATGCTGCCGCCAAGGCGCGGGCGGTCCTTGGAGCATTTCCGGACTGTGTGGAGATGTGCTGCAGCGGCAACATTATTAAGAACGTAAAGGGTGTGACCGTACCGAATGCGGGGGGCCTGCGGGGGATTGACGTGGCGGCGACCCTGGGAGTCGTAGGAGGGGACGCGGACAAAGCGCTGGAGGTTTTGGAGCAGATCACGGAAGCAGATATTGAAAAGACAAAAAGGCTGGTGGCGGAAGGCTTTTGCAGCTGCACGCTTCAGGAGGGCGTGGAGAATCTGTATATTGTTGCCAGGGTTGTGAAGGGGGAGCATTTTGCGGAGGTGACCATCATCAATCGCCATACGCTGATCACCCGGATCGTGAAGGACGGCGAGGTGCTGTATGAGCATAAGGTCAGCGAAAAGTCCCCGGAGTATGTGGACAAGTCCCTCCTGAATGTAAAGGATATCATCGCGTTTGCGGATGAAGTGGCGATTGAGGATGTACGTGAGGTGCTTGGAAGACAGATTGCCTTAAATACTGCCATCTCAGACGAGGGCCTGAAAAACTGTTATGGCGCGGAGGTGGGAAGGACGCTTTTGGAAGTGTATGGAGATGACGTGAAGGTTCGTGCCCGCGCCCGCGCGGCGGCTGGTTCAGACGCCAGGATGGGAGGCTGTTCCATGCCGGTGGTCATCAATTCCGGCAGCGGCAACCAGGGGATGACGGCGTCCCTGCCGGTCATCGAATTTGCAAAGGAACTTGGAGCGCCGGAGGAGAAGCTGTACCGCGCGCTGGTGGTCAGCAATCTGGTGGCGATCCACCAGAAACAGTATATTGGCAGCCTGTCCGCTTACTGCGGAGCAGTCAGCGCGGCATGTGGTGCAGGAGCAGCGATCACGTATCTGTACGGGGGCAGCGCAGAGGAGATCGGCCTGACTATCACAAATACCATCGGCAATGTGGGGGGGATCGTGTGCGACGGGGCCAAGTCGTCCTGCGCGGCCAAGATCGCGTCCTCTGTGGAGGCGGCAATCCTGGCTCATTATATGGCCAGCAGGCATCACTGTTTCCAGCCGGGCGAGGGTATCGTACAGGATGATGTGGAAGGGACCATAAAAAGCATGGGCTACATCGGACGTGTGGGCATGAAGGCCACGGACACGGAGATCTTAAATATCATGATCGACCGGGTCCGGGTGGATGAGGCGTAG
- a CDS encoding type II toxin-antitoxin system HicB family antitoxin: MTFTYPAIFTPHKNDKGFHVEFPDLECCEADGPDLEDAMDEARDAAYNWLCLELEEGGEFPAQTHEADMELPEGSFVRKIMVRIKLLPDND, encoded by the coding sequence ATGACGTTTACCTACCCGGCGATCTTTACGCCGCATAAGAATGACAAAGGCTTTCATGTGGAGTTTCCGGACCTGGAGTGCTGCGAGGCGGACGGCCCGGATCTGGAGGATGCCATGGATGAGGCGCGGGACGCGGCCTACAACTGGCTCTGCCTGGAGTTGGAGGAGGGCGGTGAGTTCCCGGCCCAGACCCACGAAGCAGATATGGAGCTGCCGGAAGGGAGCTTTGTGAGAAAGATCATGGTGAGGATCAAGCTGCTTCCGGATAATGACTAG
- a CDS encoding replication-associated recombination protein A has product MEQMSLFDDREVYHPLASRLRPETLDDFVGQKHLLGKGKILRQLIDQDQIPSMIFWGPPGVGKTTLASIIAHRTHAEFINFSAVTSGIKEIKEVMAQAESSRRMGTKTVVFVDEIHRFNKAQQDAFLPYVEKGSIILIGATTENPSFEINAALLSRCKVFVLQALEKEDLVELLRRALSSKRGFGYLNIEITDDMLGMIAEFSNGDARTALNTLEMAVNNGDIQADRTVVSPETLKQCIGKRTLMYDKKGEEHYNLISALHKSMRNSDPDAAVYWLARMLEAGEDPLYVARRLVRFASEDVGMADSQALPLTVAAYQACHFLGMPECNVHLSHAVIYLSMAPKTNSAYMAYETAKLDAQEMLAEPVPLQIRNAPTKLMKDLHYGDDYIYAHDTEEKVARMQCLPDAVKDRVYYRPGTQGAERAVKDKLEDIKRWKQQ; this is encoded by the coding sequence ATGGAGCAGATGTCCCTGTTTGACGACAGGGAGGTATATCATCCGTTAGCCAGCAGGCTGCGGCCGGAGACACTGGATGATTTTGTGGGGCAGAAGCATTTGCTTGGAAAGGGGAAGATCCTGCGCCAGTTGATCGACCAGGACCAGATCCCGTCCATGATCTTCTGGGGGCCGCCGGGCGTGGGCAAGACCACCCTCGCCAGTATTATCGCGCACCGCACCCATGCGGAGTTTATCAATTTCAGCGCGGTGACCAGCGGCATTAAGGAGATCAAGGAAGTGATGGCGCAGGCGGAGAGCAGCCGGCGCATGGGCACAAAGACGGTTGTGTTCGTGGACGAGATCCACCGCTTCAATAAAGCGCAGCAGGATGCGTTCCTGCCCTATGTGGAAAAGGGGAGCATTATCCTGATCGGGGCGACCACGGAGAACCCTTCTTTTGAGATCAATGCGGCGCTTTTGTCCCGGTGCAAGGTATTTGTCCTGCAGGCATTGGAGAAGGAAGACCTGGTGGAGCTGCTCAGGCGGGCTTTATCCAGTAAACGGGGTTTCGGTTATCTGAACATCGAGATAACCGACGATATGCTTGGGATGATCGCGGAGTTTTCCAACGGGGATGCCAGGACTGCCCTCAATACGCTTGAAATGGCCGTAAATAACGGGGATATCCAGGCGGACCGGACGGTCGTGTCGCCGGAAACCTTGAAACAGTGTATCGGGAAGCGGACCCTGATGTATGATAAAAAGGGCGAGGAGCATTACAACCTGATCTCGGCCCTGCACAAATCCATGCGCAACAGCGATCCGGATGCCGCTGTGTACTGGCTGGCCCGGATGCTGGAGGCGGGGGAGGACCCGCTTTATGTGGCGCGCAGGCTGGTGCGGTTTGCCAGCGAGGATGTGGGGATGGCGGACAGCCAGGCCCTGCCGCTTACGGTGGCGGCGTATCAGGCCTGCCATTTTCTGGGGATGCCGGAATGCAACGTGCATTTAAGCCATGCGGTCATCTATCTGTCCATGGCGCCCAAGACCAACTCCGCCTATATGGCCTACGAGACAGCGAAGCTGGACGCCCAGGAGATGCTGGCGGAGCCGGTTCCGCTCCAGATCCGCAATGCGCCGACGAAGCTGATGAAGGATCTTCACTATGGGGATGATTATATCTATGCCCATGATACGGAAGAGAAGGTGGCGCGGATGCAGTGCCTGCCCGATGCGGTGAAGGACCGGGTGTATTACCGTCCGGGTACCCAGGGGGCGGAGCGGGCTGTCAAAGATAAACTGGAAGATATCAAACGATGGAAACAACAATAA
- a CDS encoding GntR family transcriptional regulator gives MAKGNGSLKNIVYQKTLDGIIQGEYKANQIINESELVEKYGFSKSPVREALISLCNDGVLRNLPRYGYEVIRLTSRDAEDILRFRFLLESGFLRDCYESITQAQLEELYRLDDLCNASVDDMWLHWEHNTNFHLALLSCARNEYAWDQLKRSMGILKRAYAQFYWDKWDKEYNPIDMRYHRDILDCIEKKDIEGATKKLELDLREFKSV, from the coding sequence ATGGCAAAAGGAAATGGCAGTCTTAAAAACATTGTATATCAAAAGACCCTGGACGGGATCATCCAGGGAGAATATAAAGCGAACCAGATCATCAATGAATCGGAGCTGGTAGAAAAGTATGGCTTCAGCAAGTCCCCGGTACGGGAAGCCCTGATCTCCCTGTGCAACGACGGGGTGCTGCGGAACCTGCCCCGGTATGGTTACGAGGTGATCCGCCTCACCAGCAGGGATGCGGAGGATATCCTGCGGTTCCGGTTCCTGCTGGAGAGCGGATTCCTGCGTGATTGCTATGAATCCATCACCCAGGCTCAGCTGGAAGAACTGTACCGGCTGGACGATTTGTGCAACGCATCCGTGGACGATATGTGGCTCCACTGGGAGCACAACACCAATTTTCATTTAGCGCTGCTCTCCTGCGCCCGGAACGAATATGCCTGGGACCAGCTCAAACGCTCCATGGGCATTTTAAAACGCGCCTACGCCCAGTTCTATTGGGACAAATGGGACAAGGAATACAATCCCATCGACATGCGCTACCACCGTGATATCCTGGACTGTATCGAAAAGAAAGATATCGAAGGCGCCACCAAAAAACTGGAGCTGGACCTGCGGGAGTTTAAAAGCGTCTAA
- the scfB gene encoding thioether cross-link-forming SCIFF peptide maturase has translation MIHQYKNNGYNIIMDIASGSVHVVDDVVYDAVALLEPAIGEIDKAAPIPQEARDSAAAKLEETYPSEEVEEALAEVQELIDAEELYTKDIYQEYVTDFKKRETVVKALCLHIAHDCNLGCKYCFAEEGEYHGRRALMSFEVGKKALDFLIANSGNRRNLEVDFFGGEPLMNWDVVKQLVEYGRSQEAEHNKRFRFTLTTNGVLLSDEIMDFCNREMSNVVLSLDGRREVNDLMRPTRNGHGSSYDIIVPKFQKFAKSRAGKDYYVRGTFTRNNLDFSEDVKHFADLGFEQMSIEPVVSAPEEPYSIREEDLPQILEEYDKLAVEYIKRKKEGKGFNFFHFMIDLNQGPCVAKRLSGCGSGTEYLAVTPWGDFYPCHQFVGQEDFLMGNVDTGIVRTDIRDEFKLCNVYAKDKCRDCFARFYCSGGCAANSYNFHGCITDAYDIGCEMQKKRIECAIMIKAALADEN, from the coding sequence GTGATTCATCAATACAAAAATAACGGTTACAATATCATTATGGATATTGCCAGCGGTTCCGTCCACGTGGTGGACGACGTGGTCTATGATGCGGTCGCTTTGCTAGAGCCGGCCATCGGCGAGATCGACAAGGCCGCGCCGATCCCGCAGGAGGCGCGGGACAGCGCTGCGGCAAAGCTTGAGGAAACTTATCCGTCCGAAGAGGTGGAGGAAGCGCTCGCAGAGGTCCAGGAGCTGATCGACGCGGAGGAGCTTTACACAAAGGATATCTACCAGGAATATGTGACGGATTTTAAAAAGCGCGAGACAGTGGTCAAGGCCCTGTGCCTGCATATTGCCCATGACTGCAATCTGGGCTGTAAGTACTGCTTTGCCGAGGAGGGAGAATACCACGGCAGAAGGGCGCTCATGAGCTTTGAGGTGGGCAAAAAGGCGCTGGACTTTTTGATCGCCAATTCCGGGAACAGGCGGAACTTGGAGGTGGATTTCTTCGGCGGCGAGCCGCTGATGAACTGGGACGTGGTGAAACAGCTTGTGGAGTACGGGCGGTCCCAGGAGGCAGAGCATAACAAGCGGTTCCGGTTTACCCTGACCACCAACGGAGTGCTGCTCAGTGACGAGATCATGGATTTCTGCAACAGGGAGATGAGTAATGTGGTCTTAAGCTTGGACGGCCGCAGGGAGGTCAACGACCTGATGCGTCCCACCAGGAACGGTCACGGCAGCAGCTATGATATCATTGTTCCCAAGTTCCAGAAGTTTGCGAAGAGCCGCGCCGGGAAAGACTATTATGTGCGGGGGACCTTTACCAGGAACAATCTGGACTTTTCTGAGGATGTGAAGCATTTTGCGGATCTGGGATTTGAACAGATGTCCATAGAGCCGGTGGTATCTGCTCCTGAGGAGCCGTATTCCATCCGGGAGGAGGATCTGCCGCAGATTCTTGAGGAATATGACAAGCTGGCGGTGGAGTACATCAAACGCAAAAAAGAAGGGAAGGGCTTTAATTTCTTCCATTTTATGATCGACTTGAACCAGGGGCCGTGCGTCGCGAAGCGGCTGTCCGGCTGCGGTTCGGGGACAGAATATCTGGCGGTCACCCCATGGGGAGACTTCTATCCCTGCCATCAGTTTGTGGGGCAGGAGGATTTCCTGATGGGCAATGTGGATACCGGTATCGTGCGCACGGATATCCGGGATGAGTTCAAGCTTTGCAATGTGTATGCGAAGGATAAGTGCAGGGATTGTTTTGCGAGATTTTACTGCAGCGGAGGCTGCGCGGCAAATTCTTACAACTTCCACGGGTGCATTACGGACGCTTATGACATCGGCTGCGAGATGCAGAAGAAACGGATTGAGTGTGCGATTATGATAAAGGCGGCGCTTGCCGACGAAAATTAA